Proteins from a single region of Artemia franciscana chromosome 2, ASM3288406v1, whole genome shotgun sequence:
- the LOC136043312 gene encoding MBT domain-containing protein 1-like, with translation MTTVKKEKAKLWKPTSQLMLAEVPSSYYKREDIGSMETYDWLDYLNTQNLLVANASLFKHAPLPKLWLDLEKSMSHQRTYVAVLHASGKKLDAKVRQACWIAKIMKLAGYKCLVRPLGSEDASCDFWIHLCSSDVHSLEMTTSRKLTFLPPQSLKQRNPITLEFWESQLEAILKESHSIPSNLQSIMAAESKSKFTVGLRVEVVDKRRLSHVRPAIVETVVGGRLKLLYEGDSLEDFWCSDESQWLHPVGWAKSVNHALIAKGTYHERCEEKVKLEDDAPFDLFQTHPFHSKQDSFKEGMKLEVIDPLNLKEICAATICQVLKDGYIVIRVDSYEDDKPTNRFCFHITNFNLFYVGFCEENGITINPPYGYKKGNFRWTNYLKNTHSKPVTKDMIQREEHPHDFVIGMKLEAVDLMNPYLICVATVVNVIGRLLRIRFDGWGEAYDHWTDCQSPDIYPLGYCEMIGYPLTGPPLHEQCTSSGKPSRKRSISPMVYKKDQKSIKNEKLLPVRKKLLRKGMHLNTIKKTENDSPELPKSLQKLDLIEETNSSTGKNFKMDLKSSILADKEKEKAYNPFKKVENRIDSKEDEFEGNKREVAAIKLDYPSVTEKCNGTVTIEEASSKEFIIPQIPGNITSISAYRNVTPSKWGLNEVCKFLEVNGINYCNTALRSQNITGEKLLKLSQNEIKTLTGNKLGPTLKFSGILKVLVKIGEYEKAIQKTS, from the exons CTATGGAAGCCAACAAGTCAGCTTATGCTTGCTGAGGTTCCTAGTAGCTACTACAAAAGAGAAGACATTGGAAGTATGGAAACCTATGATTGGTTAGATTATCTGAATACTCAGAATCTTTTGGTTGCTAATGCCTCATTATTCAAGCAT GCACCTTTGCCTAAATTGTGGTTGGATTTGGAAAAGAGTATGTCCCACCAACGAACCTATGTTGCAGTTCTCCATGCTAGCGGTAAAAAATTGGATGCAAAAGTCAGACAAGCATGTTGGATTGCTAAGATTATGAAACTAGCAG GTTACAAGTGTTTAGTCCGTCCACTTGGATCTGAAGACGCCTCATGTGATTTCTGGATTCACTTATGTAGTAGTGATGTACATTCTCTTGAAATGACTACTTCTCGAAAATTGACATTTCTTCCTCCCCAAA GTTTAAAGCAGCGAAATCCTATAACATTAGAGTTTTGGGAGAGTCAGTTGGAAGCCATTCTAAAAGAGAGTCATTCCATTCCTTCCAATCTTCAATCCATCATGGCGGCTGAATCCAAGTCGAAATTTAC TGTTGGTCTTCGAGTGGAAGTTGTTGATAAGAGGAGATTAAGTCATGTTAGACCAGCTATAGTTGAAACTGTTGTTGGTGGGCGACTTAAGCTACTTTATGAAGGTGATTCTTTAGAAG atttttggTGCTCTGACGAGTCACAGTGGTTGCATCCAGTAGGATGGGCCAAATCAGTTAATCACGCCTTAATAGCGAAAGGAACCTATCATGAACGTTGTGaggaaaaagtcaaacttgaaGACGATGCTCCGTTTGATTTGTTCCAAACTCATCCTTTTCACTCTAAGCAAGATAGTTTTAAAGAAGGCATGAAATTAGAGGTTATCGATCCcctgaatttaaaagaaatttgtgCTGCTACTATCTGCCAG GTTTTGAAGGACGGTTATATAGTGATACGTGTTGATTCTTATGAAGATGATAAACCTACCAATAGGTTTTGCTTTCATATAACCAACTTTAATCTCTTTTACGTTGGATTCTGTGAAGAGAATGGGATTACAATCAATCCACCTTATGGCTACAAGAAAGGAAATTTCAGATGGACGAATTATTTGAAGAATACTCATTCGAAACCGGTGACGAAAGACATGATTCAACGT gaagAACATCCTCATGATTTTGTTATAGGGATGAAATTGGAAGCAGTCGACCTTATGAACCCGTATTTGATTTGCGTTGCTACTGTAGTGAATGTGATTGGTCGGTTATTAAGGATCCGCTTTGATGGCTGGGGAGAAGCTTATGACCATTGGACAGATTGTCAGTCACCCGATATTTACCCCTTAGGCTATTGTGAGATGATTGGATATCCACTTACAGGGCCACCATTACATG aacaaTGCACTAGCTCTGGAAAACCAAGCCGAAAGCGTTCAATTTCCCCTATGGTTTACAAAAAGGaccaaaaatctataaaaaatgaaaagttactGCCTGTCAGGAAAAAATTGCTTCGTAAAGGAATGCATTTGAATAcaataaagaaaactgaaaatgactCTCCTGAATTGCCGAAAAGTCTCCAAAAATTAGACTTAATAGAAGAAACAAATTCATCTActggcaaaaatttcaaaatggatCTCAAGTCAAGTATTCTTGCTGacaaagaaaaggagaaagctTACAATCCGTTTAAGAAGGTTGAAAATAGGATTGACAGTAAAGAAGACGAATTTGAGGGGAATAAAAGGGAAGTGGCCGCCATTAAACTAGACTATCCTTCAGTGACTGAAAAGTGCAATGGAACTGTGACTATTGAAgag gcaAGTTCCAAGGAATTCATCATACCCCAAATACCTGGTAATATAACTTCTATTTCAGCTTATCGAAACGTAACCCCTTCCAAATGGGGTCTGAATGAAGTTTGTAAGTTTTTGGAAGTCAATGGTATTAATTACTGCAACACTGCTTTAAGAAGCCAG aaTATCACTGGCGAGAAATTGCTCAAACTGTCtcaaaatgaaatcaaaacatTAACCGGTAACAAATTGGGACCAACTTTGAAATTCTCAGGTATTCTCAAAGTACTCGTCAAAATTGGTGAATACGAAAAGGCGATACAGAAGACCAGCTGA